The following proteins are co-located in the Paenibacillus sp. JNUCC32 genome:
- a CDS encoding aldo/keto reductase — protein MEYVKLGNTGLDVSRICLGCMGFGVAERWVHQWVLNEESSRPIIKKALELGINFFDTANVYSDGTSEEIVGRALKEYANRDEIVLATKVHFRMHEGPNGMGLSRKAIMSEIDKSLKRLGTDYVDLYQIHRWDYDTPIEETMEALHDVVKAGKVRYIGASAMYAWQFLKAQHTAEKNGWTRFVSMQNHYNLIYREEEREMLPLCQSEKIGVIPYSPLASGRLTRDWSETTQRSETDMVQKSKYDATADADRIIVERLAGIANERGIPRVQIALAWLLQKEPITAPIVGATKISHLEDAAAALTVKLTPEEMASLEEPYIPHRVVGAL, from the coding sequence ATGGAGTATGTGAAACTAGGGAACACCGGTCTCGATGTTTCCCGCATCTGTCTTGGGTGCATGGGATTTGGCGTAGCAGAGCGCTGGGTGCATCAATGGGTGTTAAATGAAGAGAGCAGCCGTCCTATTATTAAAAAGGCATTGGAGCTTGGCATCAATTTCTTTGATACGGCGAATGTCTACTCGGACGGTACAAGCGAGGAAATTGTCGGCCGCGCCTTGAAAGAATATGCGAATCGCGACGAAATCGTCCTGGCGACAAAGGTTCATTTCCGTATGCACGAGGGCCCCAATGGGATGGGGCTGTCCCGGAAGGCAATCATGAGCGAAATCGACAAGAGCCTCAAGCGGCTGGGTACCGATTATGTCGATCTGTACCAGATTCATCGATGGGATTATGATACGCCTATCGAAGAAACGATGGAGGCCCTTCATGATGTGGTGAAAGCCGGAAAGGTTCGCTACATCGGAGCTTCAGCCATGTATGCATGGCAGTTTCTCAAGGCCCAGCATACCGCTGAAAAGAATGGCTGGACCCGGTTCGTTTCGATGCAGAACCATTACAACCTCATTTACCGCGAAGAAGAGCGCGAAATGCTGCCGTTGTGCCAATCCGAAAAAATCGGCGTGATCCCCTACAGCCCACTAGCATCGGGAAGATTGACGCGAGACTGGTCGGAGACGACGCAGCGTTCCGAAACGGACATGGTTCAGAAATCCAAGTATGATGCCACGGCGGATGCTGATCGGATCATTGTGGAACGGCTTGCAGGCATTGCGAATGAGCGGGGCATTCCGCGCGTTCAAATTGCGCTCGCCTGGCTGCTGCAGAAAGAACCGATCACGGCGCCCATTGTCGGCGCGACCAAAATATCTCACCTGGAGGATGCCGCAGCCGCGCTTACGGTCAAACTCACGCCGGAGGAGATGGCCTCCCTGGAAGAGCCGTACATACCTCACCGGGTTGTGGGCGCCTTATAG
- a CDS encoding DinB family protein: MSEAIINTAKIGRQVVLQQVQAIPEEQFDIQTAGFNNTIRWNVGHIIYWMDTYTALSFGSPSDIPDSYALLFNSGTKPSEWKVAPPSKKELVEMLTAQLSRLSGLNSDMLDEKLSTPFVMGPFQFSTAGDLFNFALLHEAIHLGTISSQLKVQTR; the protein is encoded by the coding sequence ATGTCCGAAGCGATAATCAATACGGCGAAGATTGGACGTCAAGTGGTGCTGCAGCAGGTGCAGGCTATACCGGAGGAGCAGTTCGACATACAAACTGCAGGATTTAACAACACCATCCGTTGGAATGTCGGCCATATCATTTATTGGATGGATACGTATACTGCCCTGAGCTTTGGTTCCCCATCAGACATACCGGACTCGTATGCTTTACTGTTTAACTCCGGAACCAAGCCCTCGGAATGGAAGGTGGCTCCTCCATCGAAAAAAGAGCTGGTCGAGATGTTAACAGCTCAGCTTTCACGCCTATCTGGGCTGAATTCTGATATGCTCGACGAGAAGCTTTCAACTCCGTTTGTCATGGGACCGTTCCAATTCAGTACGGCTGGGGACCTGTTCAACTTCGCGCTGCTTCACGAAGCCATTCACCTCGGAACGATATCAAGCCAGTTAAAGGTTCAGACACGCTAA
- a CDS encoding ArsR/SmtB family transcription factor, whose protein sequence is MNERELKDELYKEYTRIGKCLSSPKRLEILDVLTQGPKSVEAISKITSMSIANVSQHLQTLHHAKLVDYKKRGNFVIYEIADPAVLHFLDSLYGLSEKRLIEVQHIKNEFLGQLSDIEEVSFEELMSRMEAGEVTLIDVRPKDEYEAAHIPGAISIPIEELAEQLHTLPAKAKVVAYCRGPHCLMSIKAIEMLKSKGIDAARLSKRVQDWEAFTNKRNSEEQAIS, encoded by the coding sequence ATGAACGAAAGAGAGCTTAAAGACGAATTATACAAGGAATATACACGAATTGGAAAATGCCTCTCCAGCCCAAAACGTTTAGAAATTCTGGATGTTTTGACACAAGGACCAAAATCCGTAGAAGCTATATCGAAAATCACATCCATGTCTATAGCGAATGTCTCTCAACACTTGCAGACCCTCCATCATGCCAAACTAGTCGATTATAAGAAACGAGGGAATTTCGTTATTTATGAAATCGCTGATCCTGCAGTCTTGCACTTTTTAGATTCTCTGTATGGTTTATCTGAAAAACGACTTATTGAAGTCCAGCATATTAAAAATGAATTCCTGGGTCAGCTATCGGATATAGAAGAAGTATCGTTTGAAGAACTCATGAGCCGCATGGAAGCAGGGGAAGTAACGCTGATCGATGTTCGTCCAAAGGACGAATATGAAGCTGCTCATATTCCTGGCGCTATCTCGATACCTATAGAAGAGCTGGCCGAACAGCTACATACGTTGCCTGCGAAGGCCAAAGTCGTAGCCTATTGCCGGGGTCCTCACTGTTTAATGTCTATCAAAGCCATCGAGATGCTAAAGTCCAAAGGAATCGATGCGGCTCGCTTAAGCAAGAGGGTTCAGGACTGGGAAGCATTTACGAATAAGCGAAACAGCGAAGAGCAGGCCATTTCGTGA
- a CDS encoding MerR family transcriptional regulator, producing MTVTIKEISERFGLSQDTLRYYERIGLIPPVNRNKNGIRDYSEEDIKWVDFVKCMRQSAGLPVEVLIEYVSLFQQGDDTLETRKGLLIEQRNRLGDKIEEMTNTLERLNDKIARYEHTIMKTENALKKQAD from the coding sequence ATGACGGTGACGATTAAAGAAATCAGCGAAAGGTTCGGGCTTTCCCAGGATACCCTGCGCTATTATGAGCGAATTGGGTTGATTCCGCCAGTAAACCGGAACAAAAATGGTATCAGGGATTATTCGGAGGAAGACATCAAATGGGTTGATTTTGTTAAATGCATGCGTCAAAGCGCGGGGCTTCCGGTCGAGGTACTGATCGAGTATGTTTCGCTTTTTCAACAAGGCGACGACACGCTTGAAACGCGAAAGGGATTGTTGATTGAACAGCGCAATCGACTGGGGGACAAAATCGAAGAAATGACGAACACACTGGAACGCTTGAACGATAAAATCGCAAGATATGAACATACCATCATGAAAACAGAAAATGCACTCAAGAAGCAGGCAGACTAA
- a CDS encoding flavin reductase family protein yields the protein MHKVIEPKILYFGTSVVLISTMNEDGTPNLSPMSSAWWLNQSCMLGMSRKSKTVQNLIRERECVLSLPSVDLIPAVDRLTLLTGSNPVPDSKAQRGYRFEADKFGVAGLTPLPSLIVQAPRVKECPVQLEAKLVKLHAFEEPSSLVAIEVRIEKIHIEEELLVTGTPNYIDPAKWNPMIMNFCEYFGLSEQLSASKLAPVFGPDPVK from the coding sequence ATGCATAAAGTAATTGAACCCAAAATCCTTTACTTCGGGACTTCGGTTGTGTTAATCAGCACAATGAACGAAGACGGTACGCCCAACCTGTCTCCGATGTCGTCAGCCTGGTGGCTCAACCAATCGTGTATGCTGGGTATGAGCAGAAAATCGAAGACGGTTCAAAATTTGATCCGCGAACGGGAGTGCGTACTTAGTCTTCCGTCGGTTGACTTGATTCCTGCTGTGGATCGGCTGACGCTGTTGACGGGGAGCAACCCAGTCCCTGATTCTAAAGCACAGAGGGGCTACAGGTTTGAGGCGGATAAATTCGGAGTCGCTGGCTTAACACCACTTCCATCCCTAATCGTTCAGGCTCCGCGCGTCAAAGAATGCCCAGTGCAGCTGGAAGCCAAACTTGTGAAGCTCCATGCATTTGAAGAACCCAGCTCGCTGGTTGCCATTGAAGTTCGAATAGAAAAAATCCATATTGAAGAAGAACTTCTTGTGACTGGTACCCCCAATTATATCGATCCAGCGAAATGGAATCCGATGATTATGAATTTTTGCGAATATTTCGGACTGAGCGAGCAATTGTCTGCATCAAAATTGGCGCCGGTATTCGGACCGGATCCCGTAAAATAG
- a CDS encoding TetR/AcrR family transcriptional regulator, giving the protein MEAIFDATIQLVNEIGFAETSISKIAKKANVSAATIYIYHENKEDLLLKTYLKVKGKMSKSMLQGFDDTRSVKERFESIIRKYVEFIHTHKDYFLFLEQIMNSPLPQKWCLDETASLFQPIFEMFETGKKQNILKAEDVDMLIVYSILPVAELAKSHLKNGTRFGNRELEAAIVMSWDAVKA; this is encoded by the coding sequence GTGGAAGCCATTTTTGACGCGACGATTCAATTAGTGAATGAGATTGGGTTTGCGGAAACGTCGATATCCAAAATAGCTAAGAAGGCTAATGTATCGGCTGCAACGATCTATATTTATCATGAGAATAAGGAGGATCTGCTGCTTAAGACTTACTTAAAGGTGAAGGGCAAGATGAGTAAGAGCATGTTACAGGGATTCGATGATACGCGATCGGTTAAAGAACGCTTTGAATCGATCATCCGGAAGTATGTGGAGTTTATACATACGCACAAAGACTATTTTCTATTTTTAGAGCAAATCATGAATTCTCCATTGCCCCAGAAATGGTGTTTGGACGAGACCGCAAGCCTGTTCCAACCCATTTTCGAGATGTTTGAAACGGGAAAGAAGCAGAATATATTGAAAGCGGAAGATGTGGATATGTTGATCGTTTATTCGATTTTACCCGTAGCCGAATTGGCGAAATCACATCTGAAGAACGGAACCCGATTTGGTAATCGGGAATTGGAAGCAGCTATCGTTATGAGCTGGGATGCTGTGAAAGCTTAA
- a CDS encoding YdeI/OmpD-associated family protein has product MTKGERNTKIDPYFNKLKKWKEEFGLLREIALDCGLTEDFKWMHPCYTIDGKNIVLIHGFKDYCALLFHKGALLKDPHGILIQQTENVQAARQIRFTNAQDIDEMQLLVRAYITEAIEVEKAGLQVNFKKNTDYTIPVELENKFEEMTNLKEAFEALTPGRQRAYILHFSAPKQAKTRESRVEKYITHILNGKGLND; this is encoded by the coding sequence ATGACAAAAGGTGAAAGGAATACAAAGATTGATCCGTATTTTAATAAGCTTAAAAAGTGGAAGGAAGAGTTCGGGCTATTGAGAGAAATTGCGCTGGACTGCGGGCTGACCGAGGATTTTAAGTGGATGCATCCTTGTTACACGATCGACGGTAAAAACATCGTGTTGATCCACGGTTTTAAGGATTACTGTGCGCTTCTGTTTCACAAAGGCGCATTATTAAAAGATCCCCATGGGATCCTGATCCAGCAAACGGAGAACGTTCAGGCCGCACGCCAGATTCGGTTTACCAATGCTCAAGATATAGATGAAATGCAACTGCTCGTGAGAGCCTATATTACGGAAGCCATTGAAGTGGAGAAAGCCGGTCTGCAAGTAAATTTTAAAAAGAATACGGATTACACCATACCTGTAGAGCTGGAAAATAAGTTCGAGGAAATGACTAACCTAAAAGAGGCTTTTGAAGCATTGACGCCAGGTCGGCAAAGAGCGTACATTCTGCATTTCTCCGCACCCAAGCAAGCCAAAACACGAGAGTCCAGGGTTGAAAAATATATCACGCATATCCTGAATGGAAAGGGATTAAACGATTAG
- a CDS encoding LysR family transcriptional regulator has protein sequence MELKQLQYFMAICEELHFSRAAEKMGVSAPNVSQQIRRLEEELGVLLFDRVGKTIVLTDAGAILHEHAAAVFGHLQQAGDAIADLKQMQGGSLSIGVLPGDADLMFNALLLDFHQTYPTISLSLLETMKVTEQVLDRSIDIGVTIGPVNDERLTSIPLFHEEFSLAVHRNDPLAGENFIPLNRLRSMNMVMFPPDHQCRKLIDRFCMDNGFALQPHMVTTTLSSLLQMVQSGVGACVLPRLLLDNLRNAEIKVVHLRNPTPSQDICLIYRSDRFVGYAMRTFIKNLRAYIETAIRHSKSS, from the coding sequence ATGGAGTTAAAACAACTGCAGTATTTTATGGCTATATGCGAAGAGCTTCACTTCTCGAGAGCAGCCGAAAAAATGGGAGTCAGTGCTCCCAACGTAAGCCAGCAGATCAGGAGATTGGAAGAAGAATTAGGGGTTCTGTTGTTCGATCGCGTGGGAAAAACCATTGTTCTTACGGACGCTGGAGCGATTCTTCATGAACATGCCGCCGCCGTGTTCGGGCATCTGCAGCAAGCGGGCGATGCCATTGCCGATCTGAAGCAGATGCAAGGTGGATCGCTATCGATCGGCGTCTTGCCCGGTGACGCGGATCTCATGTTTAATGCCTTGCTGCTGGATTTCCATCAGACCTATCCCACCATCTCGCTGTCCCTTCTGGAAACCATGAAGGTCACGGAACAGGTTCTGGACCGAAGCATCGATATCGGCGTAACCATCGGACCCGTTAACGATGAACGTCTTACGTCAATCCCCCTGTTTCACGAGGAATTCTCATTGGCTGTACATAGGAACGATCCTCTTGCAGGGGAGAACTTCATCCCATTGAACAGGCTGCGCTCCATGAATATGGTCATGTTTCCACCCGATCATCAATGCCGCAAGCTGATCGACCGCTTCTGCATGGACAACGGCTTTGCATTGCAGCCTCATATGGTGACCACAACATTATCCTCCCTCCTCCAGATGGTACAGAGCGGAGTTGGCGCGTGCGTTCTGCCGCGACTTCTACTGGATAATCTTCGCAATGCGGAGATCAAAGTCGTGCATCTAAGGAATCCTACGCCTTCTCAAGACATTTGTCTGATCTACCGCAGCGACAGATTCGTGGGATACGCCATGCGCACATTCATAAAAAATTTGAGGGCTTATATCGAGACAGCCATCCGTCATTCAAAGTCTTCATGA
- a CDS encoding EcsC family protein encodes MNYEHKVQREIADWEHQMFKPPGWLEKTSKTIGSRINHWIPPKVHTIITTTIRSIVRTALFGAEYTPSRPVQRSLELEAADQEAKALFALYQKIAVAEGAGTGAGGIMFSMVDFPALIAIKMKFLFELAHVYGYDTKHFSERVFILKVFQMTFSGPENRARLLDSVKRWHIEKEQWRSDTEYARNMDWETFQVEYRDAMDFRKMLQMVPGIGAFAGAWANYTILEELREFAMNAYRLRRLHDFEGLG; translated from the coding sequence ATGAATTACGAGCATAAAGTACAGAGGGAGATCGCCGACTGGGAACACCAGATGTTCAAACCGCCGGGCTGGCTGGAAAAAACATCGAAAACCATCGGCAGCCGGATTAATCATTGGATTCCCCCGAAGGTGCACACCATTATAACGACCACCATACGATCGATCGTGCGTACGGCACTGTTCGGAGCAGAATATACGCCTAGCCGGCCGGTCCAGCGTTCTCTGGAACTGGAAGCTGCCGATCAAGAAGCGAAAGCGTTGTTTGCTCTGTACCAAAAAATCGCGGTTGCCGAAGGAGCTGGTACCGGAGCCGGCGGCATCATGTTCAGCATGGTAGACTTTCCGGCTTTAATCGCGATTAAAATGAAATTTTTGTTCGAGCTGGCGCATGTTTACGGTTATGACACCAAACACTTCTCGGAGCGGGTATTCATCCTCAAGGTATTTCAAATGACGTTTTCGGGGCCCGAAAACCGTGCCAGGCTGCTCGATTCCGTCAAGCGTTGGCATATTGAAAAGGAACAATGGCGCTCCGATACCGAATATGCCCGGAATATGGACTGGGAAACCTTTCAGGTCGAGTATCGAGACGCCATGGATTTCCGGAAAATGCTGCAGATGGTGCCCGGGATCGGCGCTTTTGCAGGCGCTTGGGCGAATTACACCATACTTGAGGAGCTGCGCGAATTCGCCATGAACGCTTACCGCCTGCGCAGATTGCACGATTTCGAGGGATTGGGTTAG
- a CDS encoding MBL fold metallo-hydrolase, translating into MRMGTTDFMSLLRDYMKRNPNRKPTSPLPIKRVDPASIQQQALTRVTWFGHSAFMLEIEGKTLLFDPMLGTSPSPIPVFGNQRYSREIPIDLDKLPPIDAVVLSHDHYDHLDFSSIQKLKEKAKHFYVPLGLGGHLERWGISKSSVTEHNWWDASGLDGLQLICTPARHFSGRSLFDRDSTLWSSWVIISNKSRVYFSGDSGYGPHFHEIGEKYGPFDVTLMECGQYDKRWANIHMMPEETVQAHLDVKGQWLIPIHWAGFTLALHDWNEPIERVTMAAKQKHVHILTPQIGESVVIAPSAYSTEPDHAVVWWK; encoded by the coding sequence ATGAGGATGGGAACAACGGACTTCATGTCACTGTTACGCGATTACATGAAACGGAATCCCAATCGGAAGCCGACTTCTCCATTACCGATAAAGCGAGTAGATCCCGCAAGTATACAACAACAAGCGCTAACACGTGTAACGTGGTTTGGGCATTCTGCATTCATGCTGGAAATCGAGGGGAAAACGCTGCTGTTCGACCCTATGTTAGGAACGTCTCCATCCCCAATCCCTGTTTTTGGGAATCAACGTTATAGCAGGGAGATTCCTATTGATCTGGACAAGCTTCCTCCCATTGATGCCGTCGTTTTGTCACATGATCATTATGATCATCTGGATTTCAGCTCCATTCAGAAGCTAAAGGAGAAGGCTAAGCATTTTTATGTGCCGCTTGGCCTTGGTGGTCACTTGGAGCGCTGGGGGATTTCGAAATCGAGCGTTACCGAACATAATTGGTGGGATGCATCCGGGTTAGACGGTCTACAACTCATCTGCACGCCAGCGAGACACTTTTCAGGGCGAAGCCTGTTTGACCGCGATTCGACCTTATGGTCGTCTTGGGTCATTATCAGCAACAAGAGTCGAGTGTATTTCAGCGGGGATAGCGGGTATGGTCCACATTTTCATGAGATCGGAGAAAAATACGGCCCATTTGATGTGACGCTCATGGAATGTGGTCAATACGACAAACGTTGGGCGAATATTCATATGATGCCTGAAGAGACGGTACAGGCTCATCTGGATGTGAAAGGGCAATGGTTGATTCCGATCCATTGGGCAGGGTTTACGTTGGCCTTGCATGACTGGAATGAACCGATCGAACGCGTGACTATGGCTGCTAAACAAAAACATGTGCACATACTCACTCCTCAAATTGGGGAATCGGTAGTAATAGCTCCATCGGCATATTCTACGGAGCCTGATCATGCTGTCGTTTGGTGGAAATAA
- a CDS encoding nuclear transport factor 2 family protein, whose amino-acid sequence MQKSVDSVSTRTTESFEAFKQALETGHTADFLDKVTDGFHFFVPLPLDGWDHKQQGKERFEELVRFERSVFQMQLIPLVLIENADHGMVVFRSEGLLNGRSFSNELAIVFEFEGERIASFREYVGMPLKNYEAP is encoded by the coding sequence ATGCAAAAATCCGTAGACTCCGTATCAACCCGAACGACTGAAAGTTTTGAAGCTTTTAAGCAGGCTTTAGAAACAGGGCATACAGCGGATTTTCTCGATAAGGTTACAGATGGTTTTCATTTCTTTGTTCCGCTCCCGCTAGATGGGTGGGATCACAAGCAGCAAGGCAAAGAGCGGTTCGAGGAGCTGGTCAGGTTCGAGCGTTCCGTATTTCAGATGCAGCTGATTCCGCTCGTCTTGATTGAGAATGCGGACCACGGGATGGTGGTATTTCGCTCAGAAGGTTTGTTGAATGGCCGGTCTTTTAGTAATGAGCTTGCCATCGTCTTCGAGTTCGAGGGAGAGCGGATTGCCTCCTTCCGCGAATATGTAGGTATGCCGTTAAAAAACTATGAGGCTCCCTAA
- a CDS encoding MFS transporter — MYSKKDMTKLPASLQGYVDSPEKQRKLYRRTLNIVVVSQIFGGAGLAAGITVGALLAQDMLGTDNFTGIPTALFTLGSAGAALLVGRLSQRYGRSLGLGLGFLAGGIGAIGVVLAAVLNSLTLLLISLLIYGAGTATNLQARYAGTDLANSKQRATAASTAMVFTTFGAVAGPNLVNVTGDFALSVGIPSLAGPFLLAAAAYILAGIVLLIFLRPDPLLVANAIAMQGNWDEHAGSAKEMGTAGSGKRGIAIGAVVMILTQIIMVAIMTMTPVHMRHHGHGLSEVGLVIGFHIGSMYLPSLITGILVDKIGRKAMAMASGVTLLLAGVIAAMAPADSMTVLIVALSLLGLGWNFGLISGTALIVDATTSTNRAKVQGSVDVLIALAGASGGALSGMVVAHSSYATLSFAGSILALLLIPVMLWQGQDKNEKSISF, encoded by the coding sequence ATGTATTCGAAAAAAGACATGACGAAGCTGCCGGCTTCGCTGCAAGGCTATGTGGATTCACCCGAAAAACAACGTAAATTGTACCGGCGGACACTGAACATCGTTGTTGTTTCACAAATTTTCGGGGGCGCTGGTCTTGCGGCAGGCATTACCGTAGGGGCGCTTTTGGCTCAGGATATGCTGGGAACCGACAACTTTACGGGTATACCAACGGCACTGTTTACGTTAGGCTCAGCAGGTGCGGCCTTGCTGGTTGGCCGTCTTTCCCAGCGATATGGACGCAGTTTGGGATTGGGACTCGGTTTTCTGGCGGGAGGCATAGGAGCGATTGGAGTCGTGTTAGCAGCCGTGTTGAATAGCCTGACTCTGCTCTTAATCTCACTATTGATATATGGTGCAGGCACCGCAACGAATTTGCAGGCACGCTATGCCGGGACGGACCTGGCCAACTCTAAGCAACGAGCAACCGCAGCCAGTACGGCCATGGTATTCACTACCTTTGGTGCAGTAGCAGGCCCGAATTTAGTCAATGTCACTGGCGATTTCGCCCTGTCGGTGGGGATACCGAGTTTGGCCGGCCCCTTTTTATTGGCAGCTGCGGCATATATTCTCGCAGGCATCGTTTTGCTAATTTTTCTACGTCCCGATCCTTTGCTGGTAGCGAATGCTATAGCCATGCAGGGAAATTGGGATGAGCATGCCGGTTCTGCAAAAGAAATGGGTACTGCAGGATCAGGAAAGCGTGGAATCGCAATCGGCGCTGTGGTTATGATCTTAACGCAAATTATAATGGTAGCTATTATGACCATGACGCCCGTACATATGAGACATCATGGTCATGGACTAAGCGAAGTGGGGCTTGTCATTGGTTTTCATATCGGATCGATGTATCTTCCATCCTTGATAACCGGTATCCTGGTCGATAAAATCGGACGTAAGGCAATGGCAATGGCTTCTGGAGTTACGCTTTTGCTTGCAGGGGTCATTGCCGCCATGGCACCGGCTGATTCCATGACCGTATTGATTGTCGCCCTATCTCTTCTAGGGTTGGGATGGAATTTTGGCTTGATCAGCGGAACGGCATTGATCGTAGATGCAACAACCTCAACAAACCGCGCGAAAGTGCAAGGGTCTGTTGACGTATTGATTGCCCTCGCGGGGGCATCAGGTGGGGCCCTTTCAGGTATGGTGGTTGCTCATTCCAGTTATGCCACACTTTCATTTGCCGGGAGCATACTCGCTCTGCTTCTGATCCCGGTTATGCTATGGCAAGGTCAGGATAAAAACGAAAAATCCATCTCTTTCTAA
- a CDS encoding glycoside hydrolase family 64 protein has product MMQKGMRYLLVLSLLLTCWSVFGTRAEAADYTQGVELSGSAATVWFKSAVNTSWVDVHYRVNGGEQQNFRMSYHAGKSRYEQAISGIAAGQVITYSFTYNNGIPAYDTGVFSYTAGSTPPPSSSGSIYDILPSTIPMPPNGAVSVKIMNGTHGAYTDQQIYWGVLGINPVNNQWSYLDLNGNLVPISSALNDAPGHLTKNGINYANIYHKVSDASWVTLPQITSGRMFLSVGTPLYLKTFNDGFAGPDLNNPTDPNRDIYFDFVEFTIDAAGYHGNTTRVDGFGFPLQHRLVNKSGSFDQTVGELESETRNGIFAKFQAEVPAAFKSLATIQAPYRIVAPIHGSFAQGGANANYFGGYAPYSTQDIFRCDGALTDAATCAAIQRHVYKANDWNNVSNYYQAAPANYYAKFWHDHSINRLAYGFPYDDVNGQAAYLEVGDPKGLIIRIGW; this is encoded by the coding sequence ATGATGCAGAAGGGAATGCGTTACCTGCTGGTTCTGTCGCTGCTGCTGACCTGTTGGTCCGTTTTCGGTACGAGAGCCGAAGCTGCGGACTATACACAGGGGGTTGAATTATCCGGCAGCGCAGCCACCGTATGGTTCAAATCCGCCGTCAACACTAGCTGGGTCGATGTCCATTATCGAGTAAACGGCGGTGAACAGCAAAATTTCAGAATGTCTTACCATGCCGGAAAATCCCGATATGAGCAGGCCATCTCAGGCATTGCTGCCGGCCAAGTGATTACTTATTCGTTTACTTACAATAACGGGATCCCTGCCTATGACACAGGTGTATTTTCTTACACCGCCGGTTCCACGCCGCCTCCCTCTTCTTCCGGCTCCATATATGACATTCTTCCATCCACTATCCCCATGCCGCCAAACGGTGCCGTCTCGGTCAAGATCATGAACGGAACCCATGGCGCTTATACCGACCAGCAAATATACTGGGGCGTTCTCGGCATCAATCCCGTCAACAACCAGTGGAGCTATTTGGACCTTAACGGCAATCTGGTACCGATCTCCAGCGCCTTGAATGATGCGCCAGGCCATTTAACCAAGAACGGCATCAACTACGCCAACATTTATCATAAGGTCAGCGATGCTTCTTGGGTCACATTGCCCCAGATCACATCGGGCCGAATGTTCCTTAGCGTCGGCACTCCTCTGTACTTGAAGACCTTTAACGATGGATTCGCCGGCCCCGATCTGAACAATCCGACCGACCCGAACCGCGATATTTATTTTGATTTCGTTGAATTCACGATTGACGCCGCCGGCTATCACGGCAATACGACACGCGTCGACGGATTCGGTTTTCCCCTTCAGCATCGTCTGGTCAATAAATCCGGTTCCTTCGACCAGACTGTAGGCGAGCTGGAATCCGAAACCCGAAACGGAATCTTCGCCAAATTCCAGGCGGAAGTTCCTGCCGCCTTCAAATCGTTGGCCACGATTCAAGCACCGTATCGCATTGTCGCGCCGATTCACGGTTCTTTTGCCCAGGGTGGCGCGAATGCCAACTATTTCGGCGGGTACGCTCCGTACAGCACCCAGGATATTTTCCGGTGCGACGGCGCTTTAACGGATGCGGCAACTTGTGCCGCCATTCAACGTCATGTTTACAAGGCCAACGACTGGAATAACGTTTCGAATTACTATCAAGCCGCCCCGGCCAATTATTACGCAAAATTCTGGCACGACCACAGCATTAACCGCTTGGCCTACGGTTTTCCGTATGACGATGTCAACGGCCAGGCCGCTTACCTTGAAGTTGGCGACCCGAAAGGCCTGATCATCCGCATCGGTTGGTAA
- a CDS encoding VOC family protein yields the protein MRSLGSLNVDVITLFVEDLHNVKVFYQEVFGFSAVYEDDVSAVFNFGNMSINLLNISEAHGLIRPGTVASRESGSRFQFTIRLDDVDAVCSELKTRGVTLLNGPMDRPWGVRTAAFTDPAGHVWEIAQQII from the coding sequence ATGAGGTCTTTAGGGTCGTTGAATGTCGATGTAATTACATTGTTTGTGGAGGATTTGCACAATGTGAAGGTGTTCTATCAAGAAGTATTCGGTTTTTCCGCCGTTTATGAAGACGATGTTTCTGCGGTGTTCAATTTCGGAAATATGAGCATTAACCTCCTGAATATCTCCGAAGCCCACGGTCTGATCCGTCCTGGAACAGTCGCGAGCCGTGAATCCGGATCTCGGTTCCAGTTTACGATCCGGTTGGATGATGTAGATGCAGTATGCAGCGAATTGAAAACACGCGGCGTTACCCTGCTTAACGGTCCAATGGATCGGCCATGGGGTGTCCGAACCGCTGCCTTCACAGATCCGGCAGGGCATGTGTGGGAGATCGCGCAGCAAATCATTTGA